A region from the Vicia villosa cultivar HV-30 ecotype Madison, WI linkage group LG3, Vvil1.0, whole genome shotgun sequence genome encodes:
- the LOC131660276 gene encoding protein FREE1-like encodes MHQGDYTSAPYYQFPHMQNPNPTPPPQSDPIPNHYASAPPFTPNYDYPNPAYSPYPPHNPDPVPSSNPNFNPQFDSNPPYQPPPSQQPYYPPYDQHQAPPNYAPPNPNPNPNPIPNSYNQPPAPYSHIHTASSVPPIPTYESQYENPVKSDYGGGAYFDDRYGGSFNRSQSDLGSELYGKRHDGGLSRYESGGAGGGGLSRYDSVGGAGGDEGYGDGVYAYQGGKVEPYGARGTGSKSSTWSSTPSFDDFGRPISFNTPKESSVASKIVKAVPKVDTQEDVKSGVQKFRVKMLAESGGQSTMDVLCQVGLDGLRMLDPNTSRTLRIYPLENITRCDRFDSTTFAFWSKSPVDIEPRRIRLQSNSYTTNTLLDTVTAATIQFKEMGGNRRPAESLKTNEQSTERKKGLGDWMNMIKPANEEKDHWVPDEAVTKCTACGTDFGAFNRKHHCRNCGDIFCDKCTHGRIALTAEENAQPVRVCDRCMAEVTQRLISAKESSSKPLLQSHEDLARKLQEELERNRKTSGSGSKSDGTGRRMKEVACPICTVHLQVQVPTSGSETIECGVCQHPFLVSSY; translated from the exons ATGCATCAAGGAGATTACACCTCCGCTCCATACTACCAATTCCCTCACATGCAAAACCCCAACCCTACGCCACCGCCTCAATCCGATCCAATTCCCAACCACTACGCTTCTGCACCACCGTTCACTCCCAATTACGATTACCCTAACCCTGCCTATTCTCCATATCCTCCTCATAATCCCGATCCTGTTCCATCctcaaaccctaatttcaatCCTCAATTCGACTCCAATCCTCCTTATCAACCACCACCGTCACAACAACCATATTATCCTCCGTATGATCAGCATCAAGCACCTCCAAATTATGCCCCtcctaaccctaaccctaatcCCAATCCTATTCCGAATTCATATAATCAGCCTCCGGCTCCTTATTCCCACATTCACACCGCATCTTCTGTTCCTCCGATTCCGACATACGAAAGCCAATACGAGAATCCGGTGAAATCTGATTACGGTGGTGGTGCTTATTTTGATGACAGGTACGGAGGAAGTTTTAATCGGAGCCAGTCCGATTTAGGATCGGAATTATATGGTAAGCGTCATGATGGTGGTTTGTCTAGATATGAATCCGGCGGTGCTGGTGGTGGTGGTTTGTCTAGATATGATTCCGTTGGTGGTGCTGGTGGCGATGAAGGTTATGGAGATGGCGTGTATGCTTATCAAGGGGGAAAAGTGGAACCTTATGGTGCCCGTGGTACGGGTTCTAAATCTTCTACTTGGTCTTCTACGCCGTCGTTTGATGATTTTGGGAGACCGATTAGTTTTAATACTCCGAAGGAATCTTCGGTGGCTAGTAAGATTGTGAAAGCAGTTCCTAAGGTTGATACTCAGGAAGATGTGAAAAGTGGGGTGCAGAAGTTTCGTGTCAAGATGTTGGCAGAGAGTGGTGGTCAGAGCACAATGGATGTTCTATGCCAG GTTGGTTTGGATGGCCTTCGAATGCTAGATCCAAATACCAGTAGGACTTTGAGAATATATCCTCTTGAGAACATTACTAGATGTGAT AGATTCGATTCAACTACCTTTGCATTTTGGTCGAAGAGCCCTGTAGACATTGAGCCAAGACGAATCAGATTGCAGTCTAATAGTTACACTACAAACACACTTTTGGATACAGTGACTGCTGCAACCATACAG TTCAAGGAAATGGGTGGAAACAGGAGGCCTGCTGAATCATTGAAAACAAATGAACAGTCTACTGAAAGAAAGAAAGGCCTTGGTGATTGGATGAATATGATTAAACCTGCCAATGAAGAAAAAGATCATTGG GTCCCAGATGAAGCAGTCACAAAATGCACCGCATGTGGCACTGATTTTGGGGCTTTTAACCGCAAG CATCACTGTAGGAACTGTGGTGATATTTTCTGCGACAAATGTACACATGGTAGAATTGCTCTAACTGCTGAAGAGAATGCTCAGCCAGTACGAGTTTGCGACAGATGCATG GCAGAAGTGACTCAGAGGCTGATCAGTGCCAAAGAATCATCAAGTAAACCTCTTTTGCAGAGTCACGAGGATCTTGCTCGGAAACTTCAG GAGGAGCTGGAGAGAAATCGGAAGACATCAGGATCAG GTTCCAAGTCTGACGGAACTGGAAGACGGATGAAGGAAGTTGCATGTCCTATTTGCACTGTCCATCTGCAG GTTCAGGTACCTACCTCAGGTTCAGAGACCATCGAGTGTGGAGTTTGCCAGCATCCATTTCTTGTGAGTTCGTATTGA
- the LOC131654896 gene encoding uncharacterized protein LOC131654896, with the protein MRGLNGAISIARALKANSTAATTLLRPPRAAPYVTSCWTSSNLRNLVDRPDLSTTLVPRSNTVEFRYYSSSTATSLAQQDLKAKSSEQNRFNPKEVVLFQYEACPFCNKVKAFLDYYDIKYKVVEVNPMNKKEIKWSDYKKVPIVTVDGEQLVDSSDIIDKLVKRIHPDYDLNADEEKKWRGWVDNHLVHVLSPNIYRTVSEALESFDYITTKGNFSLYERLVAKYGGAAAMYFVSKKLKKRHNITDEREALYGAAEQWVDALKGRKFLGDLEPNLADLAVFGVLRPIRHLKSGRDMVEHTRIGKWFSEMEHAVGQAS; encoded by the exons ATGAGAGGTCTCAACGGAGCGATATCCATCGCCAGAGCGTTAAAAGCCAACTCCACCGCCGCAACCACTCTTCTCCGACCACCGCGAGCAGCTCCATATGTCACATCATGCTGGACTTCTTCCAACCTTCGGAATCTCGTTGATCGCCCCGACCTATCAACTACCCTAGTTCCTCGAAGCAACACCGTAGAGTTCAGGTATTACAGTTCTTCTACTGCCACGTCTCTCGCGCAGCAAGATCTCAAGGCGAAAAGCTCAGAACAGAATCGCTTCAATCCCAAAGAAGTTGTTCTCTTTCAGTATGAAGCTTGTCCCTTCTGCAACAAGGTTAAAG CTTTTCTAGATTATTATGATATTAAGTACAAAGTGGTGGAGGTTAATCCGATGAACAAGAAAGAGATCAAATGGTCTGATTACAAAAAGGTGCCTATTGTCACTGTTGATGGAGAACAATTGGTTGATTCTTCAG ATATAATTGATAAATTGGTCAAAAGGATACATCCAGATTATGACCTAAACGCAGATGAAGAGAAGAAGTGGCGCGG GTGGGTGGATAATCACTTGGTGCATGTTTTGTCGCCAAACATATATCGAACTGTTTCTGAAGCTCTTGAATCATTTGATTATATCACCACTAAAG GCAATTTCAGTTTATATGAGAGGTTAGTGGCAAAGTATGGTGGGGCTGCTGCCATGTATTTCGTGTCgaagaaattgaagaagagaCACAATATCACTGATGAGCGTGAAGCATTGTATGGAGCTGCTGAACAATGGGTTGATGCTTTGAAGGGCCGAAAATTTCTTG GTGATTTGGAACCTAATTTAGCAGATCTTGCTGTCTTTGGTGTTCTAAGACCTATCCGCCACCTCAAGTCAGGTCGAGATATGGTAGAGCATACAAGGATTGGAAAATGGTTTTCTGAGATGGAACATGCAGTAGGACAGGCTTCCTGA